In a single window of the Cydia amplana chromosome 4, ilCydAmpl1.1, whole genome shotgun sequence genome:
- the LOC134647404 gene encoding cilia- and flagella-associated protein 20 isoform X1 — protein sequence MFKNTFQSGFLSILYSIGSKPLQIWDKKVRNGHIKRITDNDIQSLVLEIVGTNVSTTYITCPADPKKTLGIKLPFLVMIIKNLKKYFTFEVQVLDDKNVRRRFRASNYQSTTRVKPFICTMPMRLDEGWNQIQFNLADFTRRAYGTNYVETLRVQIHANCRIRRVYFSDRLYSEDELPAEFKLFLPIQNKAKATVAT from the exons ATGTTTAAAAACACATTTCAGTCCGGTTTCCTCTCGATTCTTTACAGTATTGGCAGCAAACCTCTGCAGATATGGGACAAGAAGGTGCGAAATGGGCACATAAAGAGGATTACGGACAACGACATTCAAAGTCTGGTGCTAGAAATTGTCGGGACCAACGTTAGCACCACGTATATAACATGTCCTGCAGACCCGAAGAAGACGCTCGGCATCAAGCTACCATTCTTAGTTATGATTATTAAGAACCTGAAAAAGTACTTTACTTTCGAAGTCCAG GTTTTGGACGACAAAAATGTACGACGAAGGTTCAGAGCAAGTAATTATCAGTCAACTACTCGAGTGAAACCATTCATTTGCACCATGCCGATGCGTCTTGATGAGGGCTGGAACCAAATTCAATTTAACCTGGCCGATTTCACCCGGAGAGCTTATGGAACTAATTATGTAGAAACCCTCAGGGTCCAGATACATGCAAACTGTAGAATAAGGAGAGTTTACTTCTCCGATAGATTGTACTCTGAGGATGAGCTACCGGCAGAGTTCAAACTGTTCCTTCCCATACAGAATAAGGCAAAAGCAACAGTAGCTACCTAA
- the LOC134647404 gene encoding cilia- and flagella-associated protein 20 isoform X2, giving the protein MKLPVLLSECLCIGSKPLQIWDKKVRNGHIKRITDNDIQSLVLEIVGTNVSTTYITCPADPKKTLGIKLPFLVMIIKNLKKYFTFEVQVLDDKNVRRRFRASNYQSTTRVKPFICTMPMRLDEGWNQIQFNLADFTRRAYGTNYVETLRVQIHANCRIRRVYFSDRLYSEDELPAEFKLFLPIQNKAKATVAT; this is encoded by the exons ATGAAATTACCGGTCCTGCTAAGTGAGTGTTTGTG TATTGGCAGCAAACCTCTGCAGATATGGGACAAGAAGGTGCGAAATGGGCACATAAAGAGGATTACGGACAACGACATTCAAAGTCTGGTGCTAGAAATTGTCGGGACCAACGTTAGCACCACGTATATAACATGTCCTGCAGACCCGAAGAAGACGCTCGGCATCAAGCTACCATTCTTAGTTATGATTATTAAGAACCTGAAAAAGTACTTTACTTTCGAAGTCCAG GTTTTGGACGACAAAAATGTACGACGAAGGTTCAGAGCAAGTAATTATCAGTCAACTACTCGAGTGAAACCATTCATTTGCACCATGCCGATGCGTCTTGATGAGGGCTGGAACCAAATTCAATTTAACCTGGCCGATTTCACCCGGAGAGCTTATGGAACTAATTATGTAGAAACCCTCAGGGTCCAGATACATGCAAACTGTAGAATAAGGAGAGTTTACTTCTCCGATAGATTGTACTCTGAGGATGAGCTACCGGCAGAGTTCAAACTGTTCCTTCCCATACAGAATAAGGCAAAAGCAACAGTAGCTACCTAA